The DNA sequence tatatagatgtttCTGAGCCGATCAACTGACCTCACGTCTCTTCAGATGCTTCTCTTCAtcttgctgtctctgtgggctTCACCCTGCTTCACCTCCTTGCTGCCCAACCAGGACCGTGTGGAGATCCTGATGGACAACGGTGGGTGACTCATCAGGGGTGTATATCCCACCTCCGCCTTCATATGAATTTAACAGAGTCTCTGTTTTGTGCGGATCCAGTGGTGTATGTTCAAGTCCCCTACGACCGTAACACCAAGGTCCATGTCCCCCTCACCTGTGGCCAGAGTTACCAGGACCAAGCTGTGTTCTGGAAGAAGGATGGTACTGAACTTGGAATCGCTGACTGTCCAGGTCCTCAGGTTCTAGGAAACTTTGTGGGAGATTGAACAGGATTTGTGTTGTGGCAGGGAAGGAACAGAAGCCAGCTCTGCGGGGAAACAGCGTCAGCGTCGTGGTGGAGGAGATGGGTGGAGGAAATTACACCTGTCACTCCGGGTCGGACAGACGGGTCCTCAACCACACGCTGGTCCTGGTCAAACTGGACTCAGACAATCAACATGTCATCTTGGAGAAGCCCCCGACTGGAGGTGAGATTCATCTGATCATGGCTCAGATAAAgaatgaaggaggaggaagagtttgTGTGTGCACATGAGGAGCTGAAGCTTGGCAGTGATGAGCCGGAACCAGAGCATGACTGTGCTTGTCTCGACAGGACCAATCCACTGTTCTGCTCCCAACTACAACGGCGCCTTCCACTGCAAATGGAAAAGAACGCGGTTACGGTCCGGCGCTTCGGTCCTCCAGGTCAAAGTCCAACGGTAGGGGTCCCACACTAACCAGAGCTTGAGCATCAAAGAATGTCGCTCAAGACTCTGTGTCCTCCGTCCAGCAACGGGACAGCCATTCCCTGCACGCTGCTGGTGGACGGATCTGGAGTCCACTGCCAGGACAGCAGCTGCCCACACAGTGAGGAGCAGCATCAcatctccatcactgtctgcatGAGGAACCATGCCCGACTGGAGGAGTACTCCAAGCAGTTCTTCTTGAGGGACATCGGTCTGTCACTGTCTCAGAGTACATGAGTGCATCTTAACAATGAAGCCTTAATAAAACTCTAATGCCGTCCTGATCTTCTTCAGTGAGACCAGACAAACTCCAGAATCTTCGCTCCAGTGAGGAGTCGGTGTTCAGCTGGGACCTTCCAGACACCTGGGCCCAGCCCTGCAGCTTCTACAGCCTGGAGTTCGAGGTGAAGGTGGTGGACGAGGATCAACCCTGCTCCTGGGATGGACACATACTGGTGAGAACCAAGGGGACTCAAGCTCTGTGAGACTTgccagagggacatgtggagaggctTGGATCACTTCTGACTAAATGTCGTTGTGTTCCTGCAGGAGGGCATCACGGATGAGAGGCAGTTCAAGGTGGACGTGGAATCCAATGGCTACGTCTTCTGTGTGCGAGCTCGGGACAAGTTCACCAGTGGACCGTGGAGCCACTGGAGCCAGTGCATGTAGGTGCCCCACTCTTCCTCCAGATGGTCCGTTACTCATCCTGGTGAACCGGTCTGTCTACAGGGTtcctgaaaacatgatgaaGACATGCTAGCGTCGCCCCCAGCAGGACGAGGCTTGAAGAGAGTTGCAGTCAACATAATCGCGTGTTACTTCTTGGTGGAATTAAATTATTTCAATCACATGTTGCTCGTGTTTTCTGTAATACACACTTCATAAACAGTAACTCCCTGCTGagtctgctgcccccacgaccacAACCCTGGCTTTGAAGGTGGATTCAGGCGCAACAAGGAAAAGTGAACCACATCAAGTACAAAAGAGGGTTTATTGTCATATGTACAACCACATTCTGAGGGGAACAAACGCTAACACGAGAAATGGAGGTAccagaaaacaggaagtggcaacATCCTCATGAGTGCTCCGGTTTACTACTGTGGTGCGTTCGGGGTCCCCCGCACTTCCCCTTACATCATCCATAATTTAAAAAGATGTAAACACAAATGCATGTCGCCAGGCAGTCGACAACAAACAGGTTTCCAGAATTGATGAGCTCGGCATAAAATCAAAACCATCAGCTTTCCATTGCTTAGAAAAGGACAGGAAATGTTTCCAgatatttttcatcaaaaccagATGAAATAAATACTTGATATGATATTGAAAATCATCTGCCGGTCTTTAGGTTTCAGAGGGATTGTTGGGCAGCAGCTTGGTATCAATGTCCCAGCGTCTGAGAGTGTTGCATATTTAGGATGTGTGAAACTACGACGACCAAAGCTGCCATATTTCCAACATGACTCGAAGCCTGGTCAGCCTGAGCCGATCACCTCGCTGCACTTCTTCTGTCAGTTCTAGAAGCTGAAATAAAATCCTAACAAACACAAAGGGACGTGTAACGGCGTGTAGAAAACAGGATCGCAGTCCTCAGGTTTTTGCTTGAATGTTGATATCGAAGgccttgtttttcacttttagaCGTGAGGAAGTCCCGGCTGGATCCAAGCGTCCGGACGACGGAGCGGGTGAGTCCTATCAGTGGTGCTGCTGTCGTTTAGAGAGGAACCTGAAAACACAGCTTTCATTTCACTGCCAGCTCAGGAGCAAACGGAACATCAGTATATCAGAGCACCAACCAAGGAGTTTGAGCCACCTCTTCCATTTGAGTCAGaaaaatataatgtatataaaatataataacatatactgtcaaatgcaaatgaagcagaataaaaaaaacactaaataatTACTGGTGCAGTAGTTACAGGGGCGGTTTTGCAGTTGCGctaccgcactgttgtgtgtaagagagagctgagccaaaaggcaaagctctctatttactgaTCACCTTCATCTCGaccttcacctatggtcatAACCTGTGGGTCACGACCGAAAAAAAACCGTGATCCCGGAcccaagtggctgaaatgagttttctccgacaggttctgtctcgggagAGACTTGGTCGCAGTCTGGGTCTGACCTgcttatctgtctgtcttctctaCTCAAACACCATGAAACCAGAGCTGGACTGGTcaaggaggaaaaggaggaatCAGGGAGAATAACAGCAGCCTCTGAAGCGGGTGGATGAGTGAACATGTCATCTCAAAACCACCAGTATTTTAATGCCCAGCAGcaatgagtgtgtgtcagtttgAAGAGAACAAAGCCAGCTTCCCACCTCTCCCAGTGTTTGTGGTTTAGTCCAGTGAAGTCTTCAAGCTTGGCGATCTCCTTCAGGTACTGAGCCAGTT is a window from the Synchiropus splendidus isolate RoL2022-P1 chromosome 17, RoL_Sspl_1.0, whole genome shotgun sequence genome containing:
- the il12bb gene encoding interleukin-12 subunit beta produces the protein MLLFILLSLWASPCFTSLLPNQDRVEILMDNVVYVQVPYDRNTKVHVPLTCGQSYQDQAVFWKKDGKEQKPALRGNSVSVVVEEMGGGNYTCHSGSDRRVLNHTLVLVKLDSDNQHVILEKPPTGGPIHCSAPNYNGAFHCKWKRTRLRSGASVLQVKVQRNGTAIPCTLLVDGSGVHCQDSSCPHSEEQHHISITVCMRNHARLEEYSKQFFLRDIVRPDKLQNLRSSEESVFSWDLPDTWAQPCSFYSLEFEVKVVDEDQPCSWDGHILEGITDERQFKVDVESNGYVFCVRARDKFTSGPWSHWSQCMVPENMMKTC